A single Candidatus Auribacterota bacterium DNA region contains:
- the nuoE gene encoding NADH-quinone oxidoreductase subunit NuoE: MSSHITATARLMRTPQRSKERCFKKLLVRYRGKQGALIPLLQKTQELFGYLPEKALRRIAQQLGLSPAQVYGVATFYGQFRLTPVGRNLITVCHGTACHVAGAERISEAIERALKIQPGGTTPDRRFTLCSVACLGCCSLSPVMMINKTVYGKLTPAGTPAILKKYR; the protein is encoded by the coding sequence ATGAGTTCGCATATAACCGCAACAGCTCGCCTCATGCGCACCCCCCAGAGATCAAAAGAGCGGTGTTTCAAGAAGCTCCTTGTGCGCTATAGGGGGAAGCAGGGGGCGCTGATCCCCCTCCTCCAGAAGACGCAGGAGCTCTTCGGCTACCTCCCTGAAAAGGCGCTGCGGCGCATCGCACAGCAGCTCGGCCTCTCCCCCGCCCAGGTGTACGGCGTGGCGACATTCTACGGGCAGTTTCGCCTCACGCCGGTCGGCAGGAACCTCATCACCGTCTGCCACGGCACCGCCTGCCACGTCGCAGGCGCCGAGCGGATATCCGAGGCGATCGAGCGCGCGCTCAAGATCCAGCCGGGCGGCACCACCCCCGACCGGCGCTTCACCCTGTGCAGCGTCGCCTGCCTCGGCTGCTGCAGCCTCTCCCCCGTCATGATGATCAATAAAACCGTCTACGGGAAGCTCACTCCCGCAGGGACTCCCGCCATTCTCAAGAAATACCGATGA
- a CDS encoding NADH-quinone oxidoreductase subunit NuoF — protein MKKNPAKKFRVTIGLSSCGVAAGGETVLETFKEEIRRRKIPAVIGTTGCLGMCHREVLVEIASPDGRFSLYGEVTPERVPRIVSEHLVNGAPVAKWLVADNVPALDSLTYFAKQKKIVLANCGFIDPEDIADYVGRGGYNALRAVLTRYSPRAVIESISASGLRGRGGAGFPTGTKWKTTSEAPGAEKYIICNADEGDPGAFMDRSVLEGDPHAVLEGMAIAGYAIGATRGVIYVRAEYPLAVKRLSLALAQAAKSGFLGGNIFGMGFDFSISLMEGAGAFVCGEETALIKSLEGERGMPRLRPPFPSTRGLWGEPTCINNVETLANVPWIIRNGADVYAAIGTGGSKGTKVFALAGKIARGGLVEVPMGTTIREIVEEIGGGSATGLPIKAVQIGGPSGGCLPASLFDTPIDYESLKESGAIMGSGGMIVLDSSSCMVDLARYFLAFTQNESCGKCTFCRIGTKRMLEILDRITKGLGRTEDLDLLEELAEKVKVASLCGLGQTAPNPVLTTLRFFREEYMAHICEKRCPAGKCRALISYRVDELRCTGCGACARVCPAGAAAGERKKAHRIDGEKCTRCGLCVEACKFGAIVVE, from the coding sequence ATGAAGAAGAATCCCGCCAAAAAGTTCCGGGTCACAATCGGCCTGAGCTCCTGCGGTGTCGCGGCGGGGGGCGAGACTGTTCTGGAAACATTCAAGGAGGAAATCCGCCGGAGGAAAATCCCCGCGGTTATCGGCACCACCGGCTGCCTCGGGATGTGTCACCGTGAAGTGCTGGTGGAGATCGCCTCCCCCGACGGGCGCTTCTCTCTCTACGGCGAGGTCACGCCGGAGCGCGTTCCACGGATCGTCAGCGAGCACCTCGTCAATGGCGCCCCCGTGGCGAAGTGGCTCGTGGCCGACAATGTTCCGGCGCTGGACTCACTCACCTACTTCGCGAAACAGAAGAAGATTGTGCTGGCGAACTGCGGTTTCATCGATCCCGAGGATATTGCCGACTACGTCGGGAGGGGCGGCTACAACGCGCTCCGCGCGGTCCTCACGCGCTACTCTCCCCGCGCGGTGATTGAAAGCATTTCCGCCTCGGGCCTCCGTGGCCGCGGCGGCGCGGGGTTCCCCACCGGCACAAAGTGGAAAACGACGAGCGAGGCGCCGGGCGCGGAGAAGTACATCATCTGCAACGCCGACGAGGGCGACCCCGGCGCCTTCATGGACCGGAGCGTCCTGGAGGGCGATCCCCACGCGGTGCTGGAGGGGATGGCGATCGCCGGCTACGCGATCGGGGCCACGCGCGGGGTCATCTACGTGAGAGCCGAGTACCCGCTCGCGGTAAAAAGGCTCTCGCTCGCCCTGGCACAAGCCGCAAAAAGCGGGTTCTTGGGGGGAAATATTTTCGGAATGGGCTTCGATTTTTCGATCTCCCTCATGGAGGGCGCGGGGGCGTTTGTGTGCGGCGAGGAAACCGCGCTTATAAAATCACTCGAGGGGGAGCGCGGGATGCCGCGGCTCAGGCCGCCGTTCCCCTCGACGAGGGGCCTCTGGGGGGAACCGACATGCATCAACAACGTGGAAACGCTCGCGAACGTCCCGTGGATCATCAGGAACGGCGCGGATGTGTACGCCGCGATCGGGACAGGGGGGAGCAAGGGGACAAAGGTGTTCGCGCTCGCCGGGAAGATCGCCCGGGGCGGCCTCGTCGAAGTCCCTATGGGTACCACGATCCGGGAGATTGTGGAGGAGATCGGCGGCGGCTCGGCGACCGGCCTCCCCATCAAGGCCGTCCAGATCGGCGGCCCCTCGGGGGGCTGTCTCCCCGCCAGCCTCTTCGACACGCCCATCGACTATGAGTCGCTCAAGGAGAGCGGCGCCATCATGGGGTCCGGGGGCATGATAGTCCTCGACAGCTCGAGCTGCATGGTTGACCTCGCACGGTACTTTCTCGCGTTCACACAGAACGAATCGTGCGGCAAGTGCACCTTCTGCCGCATCGGGACAAAGCGTATGCTCGAGATCCTGGACCGCATCACCAAAGGCCTCGGACGCACCGAAGATCTCGACCTGCTCGAGGAGCTCGCGGAGAAGGTGAAGGTCGCGTCGCTCTGCGGCCTCGGGCAGACGGCGCCCAACCCGGTCCTCACGACGCTCCGTTTCTTCCGGGAAGAATACATGGCCCACATATGCGAGAAGCGTTGCCCGGCAGGGAAATGCAGGGCCCTCATCAGCTACCGCGTCGATGAACTCCGCTGCACGGGGTGCGGCGCGTGCGCGCGCGTCTGCCCGGCGGGGGCGGCCGCGGGGGAGCGCAAGAAGGCGCACCGCATCGACGGGGAAAAGTGCACCCGCTGCGGGCTGTGCGTGGAAGCCTGCAAATTCGGGGCGATAGTGGTGGAATGA